In the Candidatus Delongbacteria bacterium genome, one interval contains:
- a CDS encoding ankyrin repeat domain-containing protein, translated as MKSLILIVSIVASVLFADIFESVRLSNFSEIDSLVKKDITILESKNERGLTPLNFSASLGDFGTFKYLLDLGADIKTLDREKSSVLINAVASGNSELVRYIISKGCDIDYQDENKMTALHFAAINENPEICRILLDSKPKILKNINGSSPLISSAFRGWLENVKLLLDYGCDVNEQNIQGLNVAYFAVMSKNLDLLKYLYEKKADFKLKDRQGNNILKLAFQRSNLECVEYLIDLGIDIQEDKDENFTIINAALRSRNPALIKKVFDLNVSMSKEAKNNLVPDLFGLDEENFTYVFDKLFKDDVSCFSGCNQNEIPLLFWTVFLDKPEYLKFIIKNGVSLDVVSNITNKNILHEAITDNKFDIVELVLDKISDINNVEKYYSKSILHSAVLSGRKDIVEKILNVNSVNVNPKDNMGYTPLDYASKYGFKSIEEILLNRGGIFSEEYNLIRDIQKITGNLKITHTGHSGFIVNDNKTAIIFDYWENGRQVDDRSLKNGNIVFEELKGMDIFVFVSHVHEDHYDKKIFEYFGDKATYILGFEDNSAPKNTIVIPGRTERKVGDLTVNTIYSNDTGVGFVVDYNGVKIFHSGDHANRRRDFSGNYLGEINYIKDKVGSVDIFITPVSGCSFGDKIAVWMGGAETVSILNPKLVIPAHANNTSMEFSKFAEYIRLKNNNVQVQVLNNPGDWILF; from the coding sequence ATGAAAAGTTTAATATTAATAGTGTCAATTGTAGCTTCGGTATTGTTTGCAGACATTTTTGAATCGGTAAGATTATCAAATTTTTCGGAAATTGATAGTCTTGTTAAAAAGGATATTACCATTTTAGAGAGTAAAAATGAAAGAGGACTTACACCTTTAAATTTTTCTGCAAGTTTGGGTGATTTTGGTACATTTAAGTATCTTCTCGATTTAGGAGCTGATATAAAAACTTTAGACAGGGAAAAAAGTAGTGTTTTAATAAATGCTGTAGCAAGTGGTAATTCTGAATTAGTAAGATATATAATTTCTAAAGGTTGTGACATAGATTATCAGGATGAGAATAAAATGACGGCTCTTCATTTTGCAGCTATAAATGAAAATCCTGAAATTTGTAGGATTTTACTGGACAGTAAGCCTAAAATATTAAAAAATATTAATGGTAGCAGTCCTTTAATCTCATCTGCTTTTCGGGGTTGGCTTGAAAATGTAAAACTTTTGCTAGATTATGGATGTGATGTTAATGAGCAGAATATTCAGGGGTTGAACGTAGCGTATTTTGCGGTTATGTCAAAAAATTTAGATCTTCTTAAATATCTTTACGAGAAGAAAGCTGATTTTAAACTTAAAGATAGGCAAGGCAATAATATTCTTAAACTTGCTTTTCAAAGATCAAATCTTGAGTGTGTTGAATATTTAATAGATCTAGGAATCGACATTCAGGAAGATAAAGATGAGAATTTTACAATAATTAATGCTGCATTGAGAAGTCGAAATCCTGCACTAATAAAAAAAGTCTTTGATTTGAATGTCTCTATGAGTAAAGAAGCAAAAAATAATCTTGTACCTGATTTGTTTGGTCTTGATGAAGAAAATTTTACATATGTTTTTGATAAATTATTTAAAGATGATGTCTCATGTTTTAGTGGATGCAACCAAAATGAGATCCCTCTGCTCTTTTGGACTGTTTTTTTAGATAAGCCGGAATACTTGAAGTTTATTATCAAAAATGGGGTGAGTTTAGATGTTGTGAGTAACATAACAAACAAAAATATTCTACATGAAGCAATTACTGATAACAAATTTGACATCGTTGAATTAGTACTTGATAAAATATCTGATATCAATAATGTCGAGAAGTATTACTCTAAATCTATCCTACATTCTGCAGTATTATCAGGGAGGAAAGATATAGTTGAAAAAATATTAAATGTTAATTCTGTTAATGTTAATCCAAAAGATAATATGGGTTATACACCTTTAGATTATGCAAGTAAATATGGGTTTAAATCGATAGAAGAAATACTTTTGAATAGAGGAGGAATATTTTCTGAAGAGTATAACTTAATTAGAGATATACAGAAAATAACAGGTAATTTGAAAATAACTCATACTGGACATAGTGGATTTATAGTTAATGACAATAAAACCGCTATAATTTTTGATTATTGGGAAAATGGAAGACAGGTTGATGACAGAAGTTTAAAAAATGGAAATATCGTTTTTGAAGAACTTAAAGGGATGGATATTTTTGTTTTTGTCTCCCATGTCCATGAAGATCACTATGATAAGAAGATTTTTGAATATTTTGGGGATAAAGCTACATATATTTTAGGTTTTGAGGATAACTCAGCACCAAAAAATACTATCGTGATTCCAGGAAGAACCGAAAGAAAAGTTGGAGATCTTACTGTTAACACAATATACTCAAATGATACAGGTGTTGGATTTGTTGTTGATTACAATGGTGTAAAAATATTCCATTCTGGTGATCATGCTAATAGAAGACGTGATTTTAGTGGGAATTATTTGGGTGAGATTAACTATATAAAAGATAAAGTAGGATCTGTTGACATTTTCATAACTCCAGTTAGTGGTTGTAGTTTTGGCGATAAAATTGCTGTATGGATGGGTGGTGCTGAAACTGTATCAATATTGAATCCTAAATTGGTTATACCTGCTCATGCAAATAATACCAGTATGGAGTTCAGTAAATTTGCTGAGTATATTCGTCTGAAAAATAATAATGTACAAGTACAAGTTTTAAATAATCCTGGAGACTGGATATTATTTTAG
- the speE gene encoding polyamine aminopropyltransferase, whose amino-acid sequence MGGWFTEKFSEDHLNIGQRTSIKFEETLFKGKSEFQTIEIVRTDDFGKMLLLDNIVMLNEKFEFTYHEMISHVPLSLHPNPKKVLIIGGGDGGTATEVVKNPNVDKCVTVEIDKLVVDKCREFFPALTTGFSHPKSELIIDDGIKYMQNHKNSFDIIIIDSTDPFGPAEGLFKKAFYIDVFNSLKTDGIVVAQSESPFFHPEIQKDYFEMLKSIFPSVSAFTSAIPFYPSGFWTFSLSCKTTTDFTSMNFDGLENYGKDLKYFNPDICKACFSLPNFMKKNVGL is encoded by the coding sequence ATGGGTGGTTGGTTTACTGAGAAATTTTCCGAAGATCATTTAAATATTGGGCAGCGTACTTCAATAAAATTTGAAGAAACGCTTTTTAAAGGTAAAAGTGAGTTCCAGACGATAGAGATTGTTAGAACTGATGATTTTGGTAAAATGCTTTTACTAGATAATATTGTAATGTTAAACGAAAAATTTGAGTTTACCTACCATGAGATGATTAGTCACGTACCTTTATCATTACACCCTAACCCTAAGAAAGTTTTAATCATTGGTGGTGGTGATGGAGGGACAGCAACTGAGGTTGTAAAAAATCCAAATGTAGATAAGTGTGTTACTGTAGAAATAGATAAACTGGTAGTTGACAAATGCAGGGAATTTTTCCCTGCACTTACTACTGGGTTTAGTCATCCAAAATCAGAGTTGATCATTGATGATGGTATTAAATACATGCAAAATCATAAAAACAGCTTTGATATTATTATCATAGATTCAACCGATCCGTTTGGTCCAGCCGAAGGACTATTTAAAAAGGCCTTTTATATTGATGTTTTTAACTCATTAAAAACAGATGGAATTGTTGTTGCCCAGTCAGAATCACCATTTTTTCATCCTGAAATTCAGAAAGATTATTTTGAAATGTTAAAATCTATCTTTCCTTCAGTTAGTGCATTTACATCGGCTATTCCTTTTTATCCAAGTGGTTTCTGGACTTTTTCACTTTCATGTAAAACAACAACAGACTTTACGAGCATGAATTTTGACGGCTTAGAAAATTATGGCAAAGATCTTAAATACTTCAATCCAGATATATGTAAAGCTTGCTTTAGTCTTCCTAATTTTATGAAAAAAAATGTAGGCTTATAA
- a CDS encoding S-adenosylmethionine decarboxylase proenzyme yields the protein MKALGNHVLVEYYGCRSTALKDVKLIETELQKAAVLAGATVVGANFHEFSPFGVSGVVIIAESHLSIHTWPEYGYAAVDLFTCGETVDPWVAFQHIKEILDAKHTSTIEMKRGQLHDIEGELKHKIC from the coding sequence ATGAAAGCATTGGGGAATCATGTATTAGTTGAATATTATGGATGTCGTTCTACGGCACTTAAAGATGTTAAGCTCATTGAAACAGAATTGCAAAAGGCAGCTGTATTGGCAGGTGCTACAGTAGTAGGGGCTAATTTTCATGAATTTAGTCCGTTTGGAGTTAGTGGTGTTGTAATTATTGCAGAATCTCATCTCTCCATACATACCTGGCCAGAATACGGATATGCAGCAGTAGATCTTTTCACGTGCGGCGAAACAGTGGACCCGTGGGTCGCTTTCCAGCATATTAAAGAAATTCTCGATGCTAAGCATACCTCAACAATTGAAATGAAAAGGGGACAGTTACACGATATTGAAGGAGAGTTAAAACATAAAATTTGTTAA
- a CDS encoding type III PLP-dependent enzyme — protein MFDINDLYEEGYHNKLFQYAEKVDTPCLLVDLDIVSNKYQELTKHFPFANIYYAVKANPHVQVLSLLRDLGSNFDVASIYELDKLLSLGISPDRMSYGNTIKKKKDIAYFYEKGVRLFVTDSIADLKNIAEFAPGSKVFVRILVEGSETADWPLSRKFGCHPDMAINLIEVANKLKLKPFGISFHVGSQQKDIGTWDGALATVRYIFNWVKEELDIKLEMINLGGGFPAQYISKVNALETYASEIKRFIAEDFADDFPKIFLEPGRSLVGDAGMLVSEVVLISQKSSTALNRWVYIDIGKFSGLIETLDESIKYPIYTSKSGPKEEVIIAGPTCDSMDIMYNDYRYELPLNLEIGDRLYWLSTGAYTSSYSAIEFNGFPPLKTICI, from the coding sequence ATGTTTGACATTAATGATCTTTATGAAGAGGGTTATCACAACAAGCTTTTTCAATACGCAGAAAAAGTTGATACTCCTTGCCTCCTTGTTGATCTTGATATTGTAAGTAATAAGTATCAAGAGTTAACTAAACATTTCCCTTTTGCCAACATCTATTATGCTGTTAAGGCGAATCCACATGTTCAAGTTCTATCTCTATTAAGAGATCTTGGCAGTAACTTTGATGTTGCATCAATTTATGAATTAGACAAACTATTGTCGTTGGGAATTTCTCCCGATAGAATGAGTTATGGGAATACCATAAAAAAGAAGAAGGATATTGCCTATTTTTATGAAAAAGGTGTTCGCCTGTTTGTAACAGACTCAATAGCTGATTTGAAGAATATTGCTGAATTTGCTCCAGGAAGTAAAGTTTTTGTGAGAATTCTTGTTGAAGGTTCTGAAACTGCTGACTGGCCTTTAAGTCGAAAATTTGGATGTCATCCAGATATGGCAATTAATTTGATTGAAGTTGCGAATAAGTTAAAATTAAAACCTTTTGGAATTTCATTTCACGTAGGTTCTCAGCAGAAAGATATTGGTACTTGGGATGGTGCTCTTGCTACCGTTCGTTATATTTTTAACTGGGTGAAAGAAGAGCTTGATATTAAGCTTGAAATGATCAATCTAGGAGGTGGTTTTCCTGCTCAATACATTAGTAAGGTGAATGCCTTAGAAACCTATGCCTCTGAGATAAAAAGATTTATTGCTGAAGATTTTGCGGATGATTTTCCAAAAATATTCTTAGAGCCTGGAAGATCTCTTGTTGGAGATGCTGGGATGCTTGTCAGTGAAGTAGTTCTAATTTCTCAAAAGAGTAGTACAGCTCTAAATAGATGGGTGTATATAGATATTGGTAAGTTTAGTGGATTGATCGAAACATTGGACGAATCTATAAAATATCCTATATATACTTCAAAGAGTGGTCCAAAAGAAGAGGTTATTATTGCTGGTCCAACTTGCGATTCAATGGATATCATGTATAATGATTATAGATATGAATTACCTTTAAACCTCGAGATTGGTGATAGATTATACTGGTTATCTACTGGAGCTTACACTTCCAGTTATAGTGCAATCGAATTTAACGGTTTTCCTCCTTTGAAAACCATCTGTATCTAA
- a CDS encoding prohibitin family protein, with protein MGKKQIQIVLLVVIVLFALLFGTSIYKSIPAGQTGVATLFGEVIDKSYQEGLHFPVNPLYEWYIFDTRQQTHLEIAQVPTQDQLQTKLEVSIQFRLDANQVSTVLRETGNFEKVLQVHIVPKLRSLLREQGKSIKRAEDFFMEETQDKLQVSILDALKEFLAPKGVIVDAVLIRDIDLPPFITKAIESKKEREQEVEKQKAELERYKTEQEQLIAEARAKRIAAEEEAQEIKMLADAEAYKIEKITKAIANNSAYVKLQALESLKAISKDPNSKIYFINGDSPNPLPLMNIDK; from the coding sequence ATGGGAAAGAAACAAATTCAAATTGTATTGCTTGTAGTTATTGTTCTGTTTGCATTATTGTTCGGAACAAGTATATACAAGAGTATCCCCGCTGGACAAACTGGTGTTGCTACATTGTTTGGTGAAGTGATTGACAAGAGCTATCAAGAGGGTTTACATTTTCCTGTGAATCCTTTGTATGAGTGGTATATCTTTGATACAAGACAGCAAACTCATCTTGAAATCGCTCAAGTTCCTACTCAAGATCAACTTCAAACAAAACTAGAAGTTAGTATTCAGTTTAGACTTGATGCTAACCAAGTTTCTACAGTTTTAAGAGAAACAGGGAATTTTGAAAAAGTCTTACAAGTTCACATCGTTCCAAAATTGAGATCTTTACTTCGTGAACAGGGAAAATCAATAAAAAGAGCTGAAGATTTCTTCATGGAAGAAACACAAGATAAACTTCAAGTATCAATTCTTGATGCTCTAAAAGAATTTCTTGCCCCCAAAGGTGTAATTGTTGATGCTGTATTGATTAGAGATATTGATCTTCCTCCGTTCATTACAAAAGCAATTGAATCCAAGAAAGAAAGAGAGCAGGAAGTTGAGAAGCAAAAAGCAGAACTTGAAAGATATAAAACAGAGCAGGAACAATTGATTGCTGAAGCTAGAGCAAAAAGAATAGCAGCAGAAGAAGAAGCTCAAGAGATAAAAATGTTAGCAGATGCTGAAGCTTACAAAATTGAGAAGATTACCAAAGCTATTGCCAATAATTCAGCATATGTAAAATTACAAGCTTTAGAATCCTTAAAAGCAATTTCAAAAGATCCTAACTCTAAAATTTATTTCATAAACGGTGATAGTCCTAATCCGCTACCTTTAATGAATATTGATAAATAG
- a CDS encoding 6-bladed beta-propeller, protein MKFLLIMVSVLILLSSCTKKNDGSTPESAKAGSVIDYEFVTKISPDNNPDTFTNASKAIADNNGNIYILDPMKGIYKFDQDGKFLKMIGSKGSGPGEYNVCQNIFIVNTSLYALDMMSQKFIKFNLDGQFLEDITGLSSFPVYTSVAGGNISGLTFSQSMSDNSIYFIYSIAVMDTLFNEKQTLWKDSVLFDPQNMSNMMDMGIMAPLFASGEKFDYFADKSTDHFLISKFDKEGNKTEIKKGYRRISYTKEELEEVNAMINKSMEGSGVPDEIAEQMKAKYKYKNAINMVKVDYKGRLWVQASKEEYTGLEANLNFDIYIDDTLVGTVDMKDEAGNPIKKSDVNFFGDLIVQNDMDLREVKVYRFKD, encoded by the coding sequence ATGAAATTTCTACTTATAATGGTTTCCGTTCTGATTTTATTGTCCTCTTGTACTAAAAAGAATGATGGTTCCACTCCAGAGTCTGCAAAAGCAGGATCAGTCATTGACTATGAATTTGTAACAAAAATTTCTCCAGATAATAATCCTGATACATTTACAAATGCGTCAAAGGCAATTGCAGATAACAACGGAAATATCTATATCCTTGATCCGATGAAAGGAATCTATAAATTTGATCAAGATGGTAAATTCCTTAAAATGATTGGGTCAAAAGGTTCAGGTCCAGGAGAATATAATGTATGCCAGAATATTTTTATTGTTAATACATCGTTATATGCACTGGATATGATGTCTCAAAAGTTCATTAAGTTCAATCTGGATGGACAATTCTTGGAAGATATTACAGGCTTGTCATCGTTTCCAGTATATACTTCAGTTGCTGGTGGTAATATCTCTGGACTCACTTTTTCTCAAAGCATGAGTGACAATTCTATATACTTTATCTATTCAATTGCAGTAATGGATACACTTTTCAATGAAAAGCAAACACTATGGAAAGATAGTGTTTTGTTTGATCCTCAAAACATGAGCAATATGATGGATATGGGTATCATGGCTCCTCTTTTTGCCAGTGGAGAAAAATTTGATTACTTCGCTGATAAAAGTACTGATCATTTTTTAATATCTAAATTTGATAAAGAAGGTAATAAAACTGAGATCAAAAAAGGCTATAGAAGAATTTCATACACCAAAGAAGAGCTAGAGGAAGTAAATGCAATGATTAATAAGTCAATGGAAGGTTCTGGAGTTCCGGATGAGATAGCTGAACAAATGAAAGCCAAATACAAATATAAAAATGCAATTAATATGGTCAAGGTTGATTATAAAGGGAGACTTTGGGTGCAAGCTTCAAAAGAGGAATACACGGGTTTAGAAGCTAACTTGAATTTTGATATCTATATCGACGATACTCTTGTTGGAACAGTCGATATGAAAGACGAAGCAGGTAATCCTATTAAGAAAAGTGATGTAAATTTTTTTGGGGACTTAATTGTTCAGAACGATATGGATTTAAGAGAAGTAAAAGTTTATAGATTTAAAGATTAG
- a CDS encoding replication-associated recombination protein A — MLDKKPDHLIPLAERIRAKSLDSYFGQNHLTGEDGIISSMLANKTMFSIILWGPPGTGKTTLAKIIAEISGAEFYSVNAVSSSVKELRAIFSEAERLTLEGNQVILFIDEIHRFNKGQQDALLGAVENGTVVLIGATTENPSFEVNSALLSRCRVLTLKQLEAGDLSEILDFSIENDTILSQYSVEFTEGSRDVLIESSGGDARKLLNTLEICFKMSTANGSKIIVNRAILKRALQSGFDRYDKKGEMHYDVISAFIKSIRGSDPDAAVYYLARMLHGGEDPVFIARRMIILASEDIGNASPNALVLANATLDSVHKIGMPEARIVLSQCAIYLASQPKSNSSYMAINQALELVQKSGDNFQVPLHLRNAPTKLMKELNYGKEYKYAHDFPGNFVEDIFLPEPIKSTQFYKPTENGQEVKLKEYLKSKWKTKKKY; from the coding sequence ATGCTTGATAAAAAACCAGATCATTTGATACCATTAGCAGAAAGAATCAGAGCTAAATCCTTAGATAGCTATTTTGGTCAGAATCATCTTACAGGAGAGGATGGTATTATAAGTTCAATGCTTGCAAATAAGACAATGTTCTCCATAATTTTATGGGGTCCTCCTGGTACTGGAAAAACAACATTGGCTAAAATTATAGCAGAAATTTCAGGGGCTGAGTTTTATTCCGTTAATGCCGTAAGTTCTTCAGTTAAAGAATTACGAGCCATCTTTTCAGAAGCTGAAAGACTTACACTAGAAGGAAATCAGGTAATTCTCTTTATTGATGAGATACACAGGTTTAATAAAGGACAACAGGATGCACTACTTGGAGCTGTTGAAAATGGTACAGTGGTTTTAATAGGTGCAACAACCGAGAATCCATCATTTGAAGTTAACTCCGCACTTCTTTCAAGATGCAGAGTCTTGACTTTAAAGCAATTGGAAGCTGGTGACCTTTCTGAGATTTTAGATTTTTCCATCGAAAATGATACAATTTTGTCTCAATATTCTGTTGAATTTACAGAGGGTAGTAGAGACGTTTTGATTGAAAGTAGTGGTGGAGATGCTAGAAAATTGTTAAATACTCTTGAGATATGTTTTAAAATGAGTACCGCTAATGGCAGCAAAATTATAGTAAATAGAGCCATTCTCAAAAGAGCTTTGCAATCAGGTTTTGATAGATACGACAAGAAAGGTGAAATGCATTATGATGTTATTTCAGCTTTTATTAAAAGTATCCGAGGCTCAGATCCTGATGCTGCTGTTTATTATCTTGCTCGAATGCTTCATGGTGGTGAAGATCCTGTTTTTATAGCAAGAAGAATGATAATACTTGCCAGTGAAGATATAGGAAACGCTTCGCCAAATGCTCTAGTTTTGGCAAATGCTACTTTAGATTCTGTACACAAAATAGGAATGCCCGAAGCTAGAATAGTTTTATCTCAATGTGCAATATATTTGGCCTCACAACCTAAATCAAATTCATCATATATGGCGATCAATCAGGCTCTGGAGTTAGTTCAGAAAAGTGGCGATAATTTTCAAGTTCCACTTCATCTCAGAAATGCTCCAACCAAACTTATGAAAGAATTGAATTACGGAAAAGAGTATAAGTATGCTCATGATTTTCCAGGAAATTTTGTAGAGGATATCTTTTTACCTGAACCGATTAAATCCACTCAGTTTTATAAACCAACAGAAAATGGACAAGAAGTTAAGCTGAAAGAATATTTAAAATCTAAGTGGAAAACTAAAAAAAAATATTGA
- the hemW gene encoding radical SAM family heme chaperone HemW — MKKIRDLYIHIPFCKKRCPYCDFYSTCGNDHIKYIDALLREYLQMKNLLDEKLDTIYFGGGTPSILSIEEMDRIIKTIFYSHDISTSEITIELNPGEIDKDKLVYYKSSGFNRVSVGVQSFRDSELKTLGRIHNGNEAIKIFDKIRSVGFDNFNLDLISGIPGQNIESMKYNLEMVKRISPNHVSAYMLTYYEGTKLTKLLNSGKIKPCDEDLDLELYNFLIHFLEEIGIKRYEISNYAKDGYKSKHNSNVWDNGDYLGLGVSAHSKRLNKKWWSPKDFKSYVNTSDFYDFYEEEISGSVDLFNERMMLSLRTINGVTDKDFLNEIIKSKPEIIGKYLKSNKIIFEDEKFLRLSKDGFNFYDEIVSDFFIC; from the coding sequence ATGAAAAAGATTAGAGATCTCTACATTCACATACCTTTTTGTAAAAAGAGATGTCCATACTGTGATTTTTATTCAACATGTGGTAATGATCATATTAAGTATATTGATGCTCTTCTCCGTGAGTATTTACAAATGAAGAATCTACTAGATGAAAAGCTGGACACCATTTATTTTGGTGGAGGCACTCCTTCAATTTTGAGTATTGAAGAGATGGATAGAATCATCAAAACAATTTTCTATTCTCACGATATTTCTACTTCTGAGATAACGATAGAATTAAATCCTGGAGAGATAGATAAAGACAAATTAGTTTATTATAAATCTTCAGGTTTTAATAGAGTTTCTGTTGGAGTACAAAGTTTTAGAGATAGTGAGCTTAAGACTTTGGGAAGAATCCATAATGGTAATGAGGCAATAAAAATTTTTGATAAAATTAGAAGTGTTGGATTTGACAATTTCAATCTTGATCTTATCAGTGGTATACCGGGACAAAATATTGAAAGTATGAAATACAATTTGGAGATGGTAAAAAGGATATCTCCTAATCATGTTTCTGCCTATATGTTGACCTATTATGAAGGTACAAAACTAACAAAACTTTTAAATTCTGGAAAAATAAAACCTTGCGATGAAGACTTGGATTTAGAACTTTACAATTTTTTAATACATTTTCTTGAAGAAATAGGTATAAAAAGGTATGAGATTTCAAATTATGCCAAAGATGGCTATAAATCAAAACACAATAGTAATGTTTGGGATAATGGAGATTATTTAGGCTTAGGTGTGTCTGCTCATTCTAAGAGATTGAATAAAAAATGGTGGTCACCCAAAGATTTCAAATCCTACGTGAATACCTCTGATTTTTATGATTTTTATGAAGAAGAGATAAGTGGAAGTGTCGATCTTTTTAATGAGAGGATGATGCTTTCTTTGAGAACGATAAATGGCGTAACGGACAAAGATTTTCTAAATGAAATTATAAAATCAAAACCGGAAATTATTGGCAAATATTTAAAATCAAATAAGATTATATTTGAAGATGAAAAATTTCTGAGATTGAGTAAAGATGGTTTTAATTTTTACGATGAAATCGTATCAGACTTTTTTATTTGTTGA
- the acpS gene encoding holo-ACP synthase, with product MIIGIGTDIVETLRIEKSIEKNGKHFLDYVFTKVEQEYCSRKKNYESFAGRFAAKEAFVKAIGTGIGKEFGFKDIEIINDEYGKPLIKINKNSSMLSKKHKIHLSISHSKLYATAFVVIEILNEKD from the coding sequence ATGATAATTGGAATTGGTACAGATATAGTTGAAACATTACGAATTGAAAAGTCTATTGAGAAAAATGGCAAACATTTTTTAGATTATGTGTTTACCAAGGTGGAACAGGAGTATTGTTCACGCAAAAAAAACTATGAATCTTTTGCAGGTCGGTTTGCTGCAAAGGAGGCTTTTGTAAAGGCTATTGGTACGGGAATAGGGAAGGAGTTTGGGTTTAAAGATATCGAGATTATAAATGATGAATATGGAAAGCCTTTGATCAAAATAAATAAAAACAGTTCTATGCTATCTAAAAAACATAAAATTCACTTATCCATCTCTCATTCTAAACTCTATGCAACTGCATTTGTTGTAATTGAAATTTTAAATGAAAAAGATTAG